CCGGCGGCCATCATCATCTTCCCCATCAGCTACATATTCGGCGACGTGCTCACCGAGGTGTACGGGTACTCGCGGGCGCGCATAGTCATCTGGCTGGGGTTCTTCTGCAACCTGCTGGCGGTAGCGGGCATCATGGTCGGCCAGGTATTGCCCCCGGCGAGCTTCTGGGCGGACGCCCAGCCCGCCTACGAGCGCATCCTGGGCTACGCCCCGCGACTGCTGCTCGCGTCCTTCCTCGGCTACCTGGTCGGCTCCTTCGCCAACTCCATGGTCATGGCCAAGATGAAGGTCTGGACCAGGGGACGTTTCCTGTGGACGCGGACCATCGGCTCCACGCTGGTCGGCGAGGGCCTGGACACGCTG
Above is a genomic segment from Dehalococcoidia bacterium containing:
- a CDS encoding queuosine precursor transporter; the encoded protein is MRVTPWFVVITSVFITTLITANIIAVKLISVFGLVLPAAIIIFPISYIFGDVLTEVYGYSRARIVIWLGFFCNLLAVAGIMVGQVLPPASFWADAQPAYERILGYAPRLLLASFLGYLVGSFANSMVMAKMKVWTRGRFLWTRTIGSTLVGEGLDTLVFITVAFSGVLPGAQMATTIVTHWLLKSVYEAAVTPLTYVVVRALKRAEGQDVYDDRTNLNPLAVFASGGRGTESP